In the genome of Candidatus Methylacidiphilales bacterium, the window TGTATTCCCAATCATGGGTTTCTGCTTCGCGTTCTTCGCCGCGTGAGGTCCCGTTCGGCGTGACCAACGCGGTCACGGGACGTCCTTCGTGGTGAACTGAATGGTTCCGGCTCGGCCCCGAACGCTTACGGGGGAGCCGGGAGCCTCGCCCTCCCGGTGATTTTGTCGTTCTCTCGGGGGAATGGAGAGAACGTGCGCGAGTGGGCGTAAGAGAAACGAATGGAGGCCAGTGCCAATTAAAGGCAAAGTGCTCTACAAGCGGGCGAGGAGTTGGGGGAGTCCGGCCAACTCCATGAGGAACGCCCCGGCGCCGGCCCGCACGGCCGGACGGTCGGCGTAGCGACCGAACCCAACGAAGAGGTCCACCACCGGTTTGGTCTCGAGATCGCTGGCCCCGTCCCCGACCATCACCACCTTGCCGGCTCCGAGCCTGGCCCGGAGTTGCTGGATGACCAGCGGCTTGCCGCCACTGCGGGCGGCGGGGAATTCGGCGTCGAAGCCCAGATAGTTTCCTGCCTCATCGAAGTAAAGGGGGACGGCATGCACTTCGGTGATGCCCAAGTGTGCGGCCAGGGGTTGAACGGCCGGGGCCAGGCCCCCGCTGAGGATGGCCGGGGTCCAGCCCGCGCCGCGCAGCTCGGCCAGGACGCGCCCGGCATCGGGCTCGATGGTCTGGAGATACTTTTGCGCGATCGCGGCACAGGCAGCGGCCCCCGGGCGGATCAGTTCGAGGCGGCGACGGAAGACATCCTCCAGCGGGATGGCGCCTTCCATGGCGAGGCGGGTCATGGATTCCACCTCGCGGAAAATCTCCGGTCCGGCGTCGCGGGCCAATTCGTCTATTCCCTCGATGGAAGAAAGGGTGCTGTCGCAGTCAAAGACAACCACCTTGACCGGGGTGTGGATGGGATCGGTGACGGGCATGGGGCAATCTACGTGCGCGTTTCCCGGGGGGAAATGCAAAAGCCACGCCCCGGGCCGGCCGGAACGTCAGACGGTGGGCGTGGCCAGAGGCAATTGGATACGGAACCCGGCTCCGCCGAGTTCCGACTTTTTCTGGCTGATCCGGCCGTGGTGGAGGACGACGGCGGCCCGGACCGAGGTCAGGCCGAGTCCGGTGCCGTTGGACTTGGTGGTGTAGAATGGTTCGAAGACCCGGGCCGCGACCTTCTCGGGGATGCCGGGACCGTTGTCTTCCACCATCAGGAGGGCGTGGCCGTTCTCCCTGGAAAGGCGGACGCGGATGGCGACGTCATCCCCGGTCTCCGCGGCATTGAGCAGGAGATTGACCACCAATTGTTGCAGCAGGGTTTTCTCACAGGGTCCGGTCAACCCGGAAGTCAGATCGGTTTCGATGCGGGCCTTTTTGAGTGCGGGGTGTTTGCGGGTGATCGTGACCGCTTCCTGCACCACCTCGGCCAGGTCCTGCTGCACCAACTGCACCGCGAGCTGGTCCTTGCCAAAATCCCGCAGACCGCGGACGAGTCGGGCGATCTCCTGCAGGCTTTTCTTGATGTTTCCCGCCGCCTCCGGGCGGGCCATGCCGCCCTCGAGCATCTCCGCCTCCAACAGGGCGGAGGTGAGCATGTTGTTGATGTCGTGGGCCACGGAGGAAGCCATCACGCCGGCCAGGGATCGCCGGTCGGTCGAAAGCAGCAACTGCTGGTGTCGTGTCCTCCGGTAGTGGCCGATCCCCTCGACCAACCCGACACAGAGCGACGCGACCGCCATGAATCCCAGTCCCTTGACCGTTTGGTAAAACGCCGCCTCTTCCTGGGAGCGGGCCAGCGTTTCCACCAAGCGGTCACCCAGGATGATGTAGCCCGCTGTGATGATGAAAAAAATCAGGCCGTAGATCAAACCCCGCCGGGCCGAATGCCACCAAGTGATGCGCGCCAGCGAGAACACCTTTGGATCTTATAGCGAAAACAAACGCTAGGAAAGCAGAAAGAGGCAGGGATTTATTGCAACTTAATGGATTCAACCAACCCTCACAAACGGTCGATCAAATGGAAAAACGCCTCCGGATGGGAGAAGTCCTCGAAGACCGCGGAAGGCCCACAATCCCGGAGTTCATCGGCGGTGAATCCACCCGTGGCGACGGCAATCGTTTTGGCGCCAATGACCTTGCCGCAGGCCACATCGTGCGGGGTGTCGCCGATGACAAAGACGCGCCCGGGCGTGATGTCGAGCTTCTGTTCTTCCAGGGCGCGTTGCAGGGCGACCGGCCCGAGTTGGTTGCGGTCGTGGGAGTCGTCGGCAAAGGCCCCGAATTCGAAGTAATGCCAGACGTTGTAGTGGGCGAGCTTGAGTTCGGCACCGCGTCGCATGTTGCCGGTGAGGAGGGCGTTGACCAGGTCGGGGCGGCGGTGGGCTTCCTCCAGGATGTCGAGGACGCCCCGGTAGACCCAGCCGGTTTTTTCCGGCAAGAGACGGGCCAGGTGCTTGAGGTAGCATTCGACAAAATCGTGGAGGGACTCATCCGTGAGGGAAATGTGGTGCTTTTCCATCAACATCATGCCGATGCGGCGGTCGGTGCGGCCCTTGTAATCGACGTCCTGGAGGCTGGTCTCGATGCCGTGCAGTTCCTTCATGGCGGCCAGGAGGGCGTCTTCCCCGGCCCGGCCCGACCAGATGAGGGTGCCGTCGATGTCCCAGAGCAGGAGCTTGGTGGCCGTGGCAGTGTTGGGGCTGGAGTTGGGAGGTGTCATCTGCGGAGAACGATGGGACTTGGAGGCTGCCAGTCGCAGGAGCGGGGTGTCACGCGGGAAATGTTCAAGCACTGACTTTGGCCGCCAGATGGGCCAGATGGGCTTCGGGGGTGACTTCCTGTCCGGTGGCGGCGCGCATCAGTTCCAACGGACGCAAGTGCATGCCCGGCTGGTGGATCTTTTCCCGCAACCAACCGAGCAGGCTGCCATACTGGCCGGCGGCCAGTTCCGCCGGCAACCGGGGAAGGTCGCGCGTGGCGGCGTTCATGAGCAGGGCGGCATTGAGATTGCCGAGCGTGTAGGTGGGAAAGTAGCCGAAGCCGCCCATGCTCCAGTGGATGTCCTGCAGGCAGCCCCGGCGGTCGTCGGGCACCGTCAATCCAAAGAGCTGATGGAAGGATTCGTTCCAGAACGCGGGCACGTCCGCTGCCTCCAGATCCCCCTCGATCAATCGCCTTTCGATGCGGAAACGCAGGATGATGTGGAGGTCGTAGGTGACCTCGTCGGCCTCGACGCGGATGAACGACCGCTCGATGCGGTTGACGTGTCGCCAGAGCGCTTCGGGGGAAGAGGCCTTCAACTGGGGGAAGTGGTGGACAGCGCGCGCGAACCAGTGCTCCCAGAACGCCCGGCTGCGGCCGATGTGGTTTTCCCACAGGCGGGACTGGGATTCGTGGATGCCGAGCGAGACCGCCGTCCCGCAGGGGGTGCCGTAATGTTCCCCGGGCAGGCCCTGGTCGTAAAGGCCGTGGCCGGTCTCGTGCATGATGCCGTAGAGGGACGAGGTGAAATCATCGGTATCATAGCGGGTGGTGAGGCGGCAGTCGTTCGGCCCCAGCTCGGTGCAGAAGGGGTGGGCGGTGGTGTCGATCCGGCCGGCCTCAAAGTCGAAACCGAGCGCGGCGGCCACTTCCCGGTTGAGGGCCTGTTGGGCTTCCACCGGATAGGTTCCGGCGGGAAGTGGGGGAGCCGGGCGCGCATCCTGGGCGGCGGCGCCCTCCGCGACGAGCCGGCTCAGCCTCGGGGCCAGGCCTTCGAAAAGGGATTCAATGGTCGAGGCCGTGGTTCCGGGTTCGTAGGCGTCCAGCAGGGCGTCGTAGCGGGACTCGGTATAGCCCCAGAGGTCGGCCTTGCGACGGGCCAGTTCGACGAGTTGGGTCAGAAGGGGCTGGAAGGCGGGGAAGTCATTCCGGGCGCGGGCTCCGACCCAAGCCTGGTGGGCCAGGGCCTCGGTCTTGGAGCATTCTTCGACCAGGGCGGAGGGCAATTGGGTGGCGCGGTCGTAGGAACGGCGCCACTCGCGCACATTGACCGCGGCATCGGAACCGGCGGACAGGCCGGACGCTTCGCAATCGGCGATCCATCCGCCCACTTCATCGGCGGTCCAGAGGCGGTGGGAAAGACCGGCGAAGTGGGCCAATTGTTCGGCACGCCAGGCATTGGCTTTTTCCGGCATGTAGGTTTCCTGGTCCCAGTGGAGGAGGGAAGAGGTGGAGCCGAGCAGGGCCAGTTCACGAGTGCGCTTGAGGAGGGATGCGTAGGCGGGGGACATGGAAGAAGTTTGAAGTGGATTGCCGGAGTGACAATGGAAATACCGGGATCAAACAGGACGGTCCCGCTTTTTTTGTTGGGCCCAACACGCCAGCGCCAGAACGGCCATCAGCGCGGCAAAGGCCCAGGGCAGCCAGCGCAGGGAATCCACGAAATCCGCCTGGGCGCCCTGGGACTGGTGGGCCGCGCCATAAGCCAGACCAATCAGGCCGTAGCCGAGGTTGAAACTGAGGCCCTTGAAGCTCAGGACCGTGGCGCGTTGGGCCGAGTCCACCCGGGCGTTGATGGCCTGGGATAGGAAATAGGCCACCAGACCGAAGGTGGTTTGGAGCAGCAGGACAAACCCCAAGCTCCAGCGGTTGGTCAACCACACCATCCCGGCCAAACCCATCGTGGTGAGGAAGGTGGTGAGGGCAAACTTCCAGACCAGGCCCGGACGGCGGTCCATCAGGGAGGCCAGCGGAGAAACCGCCAGACCGAGGGCGCCGGAGGCCGCGGCGATGATCCCGAGCCAGGCCACCGGCCAGCCGGTGACCCGGAGGTATTCGCTCTCCAGGGTCAGGATCAAACGGATGAAGCTGTCGTGCAGCAGGCCGGCGAGCAGGACGGCGACGATGAGGGGCTGGCCGAGAATCCAGCGTCCGGCGGCGAGGATCTGCAACCAGACCGCGCGCACCGAAGGGGCCTGGGCCGGGGCTCCGGGCGGCTCGATCATGCGTGCCGTGACCAGGCAGGCCACAAGGGCTGATCCCAGGGTCAATGCCACAGGCAGGCGCAGGGTGTGGGCCTTGGTCCAACCCGGATCCAGTCCGAACCATCCGGCCGCACGGTTGCCAAGATCCGGATCGTAAACGGCCGCCCCCAACAACATGGCGAAGACAAAAGCCACGGACTGCCAGCGCATCAGGTTTCTCAGAACCGCCGGCCATTCGGCCTCGCGCCCCTCCGCTTTGAGGGAATCGTAGGCCAGCGCCTCGTCGGCCCCACTGGCGCAGGCCTCGGCCGCCCCGCTGAGGATGCGGTTGAGGGCGAAGGCGGCGAAGACGATCCAGGGATTGCCGAGCGGGACAAAGACCAACACACCCATCTCCAGAACCATCAGCCAACTGGCCAGGCAGACCATGCGCTTGCGGCCCCACCGGTCGGCCAGGGCGCCGGAGGGCACTTCAAAAGCAACAATGGCCGCCGCCCAAAGGGTGTTCAGGATGGCGAACTGTTCGAGGGTCAGGCCGTAGTCGAGGAAGAGAATGGCCAGGACGGGGTAGTAGAAGCGCGCGCTGAAGAGAAGGCGGAACATCACGAAGAGCGTGATGTTCCGATCAGTGGACGGTGGACGGAAGTCGGTGAACGGTGGCACTGTGTCAGGCCTTGATGGTATGGCAAAAAAGTGCCGACTGGGCCATCATGGCGCCCAGCTGGCGTCCAATTCCTTCCAGCACGATCACCAGCTTGCGACACTCCAATGTGGGAACATACTCACAGGCTTCAGCTGAGAG includes:
- a CDS encoding HAD-IB family phosphatase; the protein is MPVTDPIHTPVKVVVFDCDSTLSSIEGIDELARDAGPEIFREVESMTRLAMEGAIPLEDVFRRRLELIRPGAAACAAIAQKYLQTIEPDAGRVLAELRGAGWTPAILSGGLAPAVQPLAAHLGITEVHAVPLYFDEAGNYLGFDAEFPAARSGGKPLVIQQLRARLGAGKVVMVGDGASDLETKPVVDLFVGFGRYADRPAVRAGAGAFLMELAGLPQLLARL
- a CDS encoding HAMP domain-containing sensor histidine kinase gives rise to the protein MFSLARITWWHSARRGLIYGLIFFIITAGYIILGDRLVETLARSQEEAAFYQTVKGLGFMAVASLCVGLVEGIGHYRRTRHQQLLLSTDRRSLAGVMASSVAHDINNMLTSALLEAEMLEGGMARPEAAGNIKKSLQEIARLVRGLRDFGKDQLAVQLVQQDLAEVVQEAVTITRKHPALKKARIETDLTSGLTGPCEKTLLQQLVVNLLLNAAETGDDVAIRVRLSRENGHALLMVEDNGPGIPEKVAARVFEPFYTTKSNGTGLGLTSVRAAVVLHHGRISQKKSELGGAGFRIQLPLATPTV
- a CDS encoding haloacid dehalogenase-like hydrolase, which codes for MTPPNSSPNTATATKLLLWDIDGTLIWSGRAGEDALLAAMKELHGIETSLQDVDYKGRTDRRIGMMLMEKHHISLTDESLHDFVECYLKHLARLLPEKTGWVYRGVLDILEEAHRRPDLVNALLTGNMRRGAELKLAHYNVWHYFEFGAFADDSHDRNQLGPVALQRALEEQKLDITPGRVFVIGDTPHDVACGKVIGAKTIAVATGGFTADELRDCGPSAVFEDFSHPEAFFHLIDRL
- a CDS encoding carboxypeptidase M32, producing the protein MSPAYASLLKRTRELALLGSTSSLLHWDQETYMPEKANAWRAEQLAHFAGLSHRLWTADEVGGWIADCEASGLSAGSDAAVNVREWRRSYDRATQLPSALVEECSKTEALAHQAWVGARARNDFPAFQPLLTQLVELARRKADLWGYTESRYDALLDAYEPGTTASTIESLFEGLAPRLSRLVAEGAAAQDARPAPPLPAGTYPVEAQQALNREVAAALGFDFEAGRIDTTAHPFCTELGPNDCRLTTRYDTDDFTSSLYGIMHETGHGLYDQGLPGEHYGTPCGTAVSLGIHESQSRLWENHIGRSRAFWEHWFARAVHHFPQLKASSPEALWRHVNRIERSFIRVEADEVTYDLHIILRFRIERRLIEGDLEAADVPAFWNESFHQLFGLTVPDDRRGCLQDIHWSMGGFGYFPTYTLGNLNAALLMNAATRDLPRLPAELAAGQYGSLLGWLREKIHQPGMHLRPLELMRAATGQEVTPEAHLAHLAAKVSA
- a CDS encoding MFS transporter, whose translation is MPPFTDFRPPSTDRNITLFVMFRLLFSARFYYPVLAILFLDYGLTLEQFAILNTLWAAAIVAFEVPSGALADRWGRKRMVCLASWLMVLEMGVLVFVPLGNPWIVFAAFALNRILSGAAEACASGADEALAYDSLKAEGREAEWPAVLRNLMRWQSVAFVFAMLLGAAVYDPDLGNRAAGWFGLDPGWTKAHTLRLPVALTLGSALVACLVTARMIEPPGAPAQAPSVRAVWLQILAAGRWILGQPLIVAVLLAGLLHDSFIRLILTLESEYLRVTGWPVAWLGIIAAASGALGLAVSPLASLMDRRPGLVWKFALTTFLTTMGLAGMVWLTNRWSLGFVLLLQTTFGLVAYFLSQAINARVDSAQRATVLSFKGLSFNLGYGLIGLAYGAAHQSQGAQADFVDSLRWLPWAFAALMAVLALACWAQQKKRDRPV